Part of the Clostridiaceae bacterium genome is shown below.
TAAGGTATATTTGACAAAAAGCATATTAAGCATGTAGTATATTATGTAGTCAACATATTAAGCATGTAGTATATTATGTAGTCAACATATTAGGTATACAGTATATAAAAAAATAAAATTTACTAGGTGTACAGTATATCAGGTGTACGACATATTAGACATATGGCATATTGGTATACAGTATATTAAGTATTCAGAATATAAAATTGAGCGAGGGGCAGAGAGGTAATTCTCTGTCCAATCGCTTGTATATTGAGGTAAGAGAAAGAGATGAATGAATTTTCTGTAATTATTAGTCGGTTGTCGGAGAGCTTTATACTTAATTGCAAGCTCTTTGCATTGACACTTTTGTTTTCACTGCCATTGGGAATGATAATTGCTTTTGGTTCCATGAGCCGCTTCTACCCTCTCCGGTGGCTGGTGCGCACTTTTGTCTGGGTAATCCGTGGAACACCGTTGATGCTGCAGCTTATCGTAATGTATTTTGGCCCTGGTTTATTGAATATGTCTTTTTCCTGGCCAAGTGGCGGATCAGGACGATTTGTTGCTGCAGTTGTTGCATTTGTAATAAATTATGCCTGCTATTTTTCGGAGATATACCGGGGAGGTATTGAGAGCGTTCCGATAGGTCAATATGAAGCGGGCTTGGTTCTGGGTATGACAAAGAGTCAGATCTTTTTTAATGTAACGCTGCTCCAGGTAGTGAAGCGTATTCTGCCTCCAATTGGAAATGAAGTGATTACCCTGGTAAAGGATACCGCTCTTGCCCGTATCATTGCAAATAAAGAGATTATTATGATGGCTGGAGAATATAGTAACAGAGGACTTATTTGGCCCCTCTTTGCCACAGGGATTTATTTTCTTGTATTTGTGGGAGTGTTAACTATACTGCTTGACTGGATGGAAAAGAAACTGGATTATTTCCGTGTGTGAGAGGAGGGGGATTTAGTTGGCGTTTTTGGAAGTTATAGGTATTGAAAAATGTTTTGGAAACCTTAAAGTTTTAAAGAAGATCGATTTTTCTCTGGAAAAAGGAGAGGTAATTGCCATTATAGGTTCTTCCGGAAGTGGAAAGACTACATTACTGCGGTGTCTTAATTTCCTGGAAAAGCCTGATAAGGGAAAAATAATCATCAATAATAAAGTAATTTTTGACGCAATGGATCCTGCCACTCAAAAAGAAAATGAAGTAAGGAAAAAGCGTCTGCATTTCGGTTTGGTTTTTCAAAATTTTAATTTATTTCCTCAACATACAGTTCTAAAAAATGTTACATTGGCAGCAGAACTGTTAGCCAAAGAACGTCCGGATTACAAACAGGAGAAAAAAGCCATCCTGAGGGAGATTCAGGAGAAGGGTAAAATGCTTCTTTCACAGGTTGGTC
Proteins encoded:
- a CDS encoding amino acid ABC transporter permease, whose product is MNEFSVIISRLSESFILNCKLFALTLLFSLPLGMIIAFGSMSRFYPLRWLVRTFVWVIRGTPLMLQLIVMYFGPGLLNMSFSWPSGGSGRFVAAVVAFVINYACYFSEIYRGGIESVPIGQYEAGLVLGMTKSQIFFNVTLLQVVKRILPPIGNEVITLVKDTALARIIANKEIIMMAGEYSNRGLIWPLFATGIYFLVFVGVLTILLDWMEKKLDYFRV
- a CDS encoding amino acid ABC transporter ATP-binding protein, coding for MAFLEVIGIEKCFGNLKVLKKIDFSLEKGEVIAIIGSSGSGKTTLLRCLNFLEKPDKGKIIINNKVIFDAMDPATQKENEVRKKRLHFGLVFQNFNLFPQHTVLKNVTLAAELLAKERPDYKQEKKAILREIQEKGKMLLSQVGLSDKLDYYPHMISGGQQQRVAIARALALEPDILCFDEPTSALDPELTGEVLKVIKNLAENNTTMIIVTHEMDFAREVADRVIFMDDGVIVEEGSPQEVFGNPREERTRQFLARYKNNGV